The following proteins are encoded in a genomic region of Protaetiibacter sp. SSC-01:
- a CDS encoding AAA family ATPase, with translation MTPHASVQPVTAPLLAPAPAPRAVADPARDAWRDELTRLGGVSPLLHFVDSPTTRIELSTTHPGGLARFITGKPTLLSQLIRDDLALRAARIAAERITAKGLELSTTRGLDSVHLGIGIVRWTHERVDHCAPLLLRPLAIRRHGRDYELKLRGAAVLNPALARTLEKQYGISLDAATFVALSDDDGTFKPNAVIDQLRRLTGHLGEIMVQPRLVVSSFEEVAQALVADAKNLEHPVLDAVGGDATAKWALEEAYQAVEQADADRRDPSVDTLLLDADAEQEHIVAQIAAGNSLVVRTMPGTGATQTIVNALGLLVSQNKRVLVVSPRRASLRGIAQRLADVGLAGLAVTPSTLRRDVVRGIARNEKATQPQLAEVDEALVRLRSVLVDYREALSRTDGTLWVSVFDCVAELSRLALLPHPPTTTARLSPRAVRALAGDRASVANTMVEAARLGEFRYGPGDSPWYGAQFATGEDAARAHGIAKRLNAETLPRLLVKANEVIGKTRMRPFTTVAELGIYLRLLSDLRDTLDKFEPAVFDRSLAELIVATAPRREAPEMSGANRRRLKKLAKEYVRPGMHVGDLHEALSSIQQQRILWQRYVAAGVTPEVPTGISDVQVAWQQVTADLSELDGPLGRTAPGSQLSELPLHQLSDLLEALAAESDVLNNLQERSALMQKLRDLELDDFIADLAARHVPEEQVPAELELAWWRSALDSLLVDDRALLGAKTDVLQRLEADFRLVDEAHQQGNAGSLAWQLAESWRIGIIDWPDEAAALKQLITANGLTSESLQRLAPHLSRTVAPVWLVSPYEVDQVSDTMPVDVVVLVDAGATTIAENVGAIRRARQVIAFGDPVTQTPATFRIGLDEGEESPVAVAYPSRIGMPVRVTKAEEAQDVDEVDGEAGADFDTSPAATTRSAGDADETETDDVVEEAEEAVAETDLHGRSAFAQLASVLPTMSLTRSYRAGGEDLAELVNRRFYGGRIDALPWAGSFLGHGSLSLDYIENGTGLPDPDTGAVESVDAEVARVVELVIDHAETRPRESLMVVTASDKHAVRVMDAVLAAMSAHPALSEFLLGERSEPFAVLPVERAVAQSRDRVVFSLGYGRTPHGRVLSDFGALGRPGGERLLAVAMTRARRSLVIVTCVQPDDLDETRMKHGAVALAELLGEIASRRAEPPLPDDSDPMLVDLSRRLETRGLRVALGHRGKLGLVAANGGMCVVVDTDSVFTGRSLREALRLRPEVLRRLGWHYARVHAFELFTDPDAVADRIARMVGLAGGPVTEEIPVVAGHTAP, from the coding sequence GTGACCCCTCACGCATCCGTGCAGCCGGTGACGGCTCCGTTGCTCGCGCCCGCCCCCGCTCCGCGGGCCGTCGCCGACCCCGCGCGCGACGCGTGGCGCGACGAGCTGACTCGCCTCGGCGGTGTCTCGCCGCTGCTCCACTTCGTCGACTCGCCGACGACCCGCATCGAGCTCTCCACGACCCACCCGGGCGGCCTCGCGCGCTTCATCACGGGCAAGCCCACCCTGCTGTCGCAGCTCATCCGCGACGACCTCGCCCTGCGCGCCGCCCGCATCGCGGCCGAGCGCATCACGGCGAAGGGGCTCGAGCTCTCCACGACGCGCGGTCTCGACAGCGTGCACCTCGGCATCGGCATCGTGCGCTGGACCCACGAGCGTGTCGACCACTGCGCGCCCCTCCTGCTGCGCCCCCTCGCCATCCGCCGCCACGGCCGCGACTACGAGCTCAAGCTGCGCGGCGCCGCGGTGCTCAACCCGGCGCTCGCGCGGACGCTCGAGAAGCAGTACGGGATCTCGCTCGACGCCGCGACGTTCGTGGCGCTCTCCGACGACGACGGCACCTTCAAGCCCAACGCCGTCATCGACCAGCTGCGCCGCCTCACGGGCCACCTCGGCGAGATCATGGTGCAGCCGCGCCTCGTCGTCTCGTCGTTCGAGGAGGTCGCGCAGGCGCTCGTCGCCGACGCGAAGAACCTCGAGCACCCCGTGCTCGACGCCGTCGGGGGCGACGCGACCGCCAAGTGGGCGCTCGAGGAGGCCTACCAGGCCGTCGAGCAGGCGGATGCCGACCGCCGCGACCCGTCCGTCGACACCCTCCTGCTCGACGCGGACGCCGAGCAGGAGCACATCGTGGCGCAGATCGCCGCAGGCAACTCGCTCGTCGTGCGCACGATGCCCGGCACCGGCGCGACGCAGACGATCGTCAACGCGCTCGGCCTGCTCGTGAGCCAGAACAAGCGCGTGCTCGTCGTGAGCCCCCGCCGTGCGAGCCTCCGCGGCATCGCGCAGCGGCTCGCGGATGTGGGCCTCGCCGGCCTCGCCGTGACCCCCTCGACCCTGCGCCGCGACGTCGTGCGCGGCATCGCCCGCAACGAGAAGGCGACACAGCCGCAACTCGCCGAGGTCGACGAGGCGCTCGTGCGCCTGCGCAGCGTGCTCGTCGACTACCGCGAGGCGCTCTCCCGCACCGACGGCACACTGTGGGTGTCGGTCTTCGACTGCGTGGCCGAGCTCTCCCGCCTCGCGCTGCTGCCGCATCCGCCCACCACGACCGCGCGGCTCTCGCCCCGCGCCGTGCGCGCCCTCGCGGGCGACCGGGCGAGCGTCGCGAACACGATGGTCGAGGCCGCGCGCCTCGGCGAGTTCCGCTACGGCCCTGGCGACTCGCCCTGGTACGGCGCCCAGTTCGCGACGGGCGAGGACGCCGCGCGCGCGCACGGCATCGCCAAGCGCCTCAACGCCGAGACGCTGCCGCGCCTGCTCGTGAAGGCCAACGAGGTCATCGGCAAGACGCGGATGCGTCCGTTCACGACCGTCGCCGAGCTCGGCATCTACCTGCGCCTGCTCTCCGACCTGCGCGACACCCTCGACAAGTTCGAGCCGGCCGTCTTCGACCGCTCGCTCGCCGAGCTCATCGTCGCGACCGCGCCGCGCCGCGAGGCCCCCGAGATGTCGGGCGCCAACCGCCGCCGTCTCAAGAAGCTCGCGAAGGAGTACGTGCGCCCCGGCATGCACGTCGGCGACCTGCACGAGGCGCTCAGCAGCATCCAGCAGCAGCGCATCCTGTGGCAGCGCTACGTCGCCGCGGGCGTCACGCCCGAGGTGCCGACGGGCATCTCCGACGTGCAGGTCGCGTGGCAGCAGGTCACGGCCGACCTCTCCGAGCTCGACGGTCCGCTCGGCCGCACCGCGCCGGGGTCGCAGCTCTCCGAGCTGCCGCTGCACCAGCTGTCCGACCTGCTCGAGGCGCTCGCGGCCGAGTCCGACGTGCTCAACAACCTGCAGGAGCGCAGCGCGCTCATGCAGAAGCTGCGCGACCTCGAGCTCGACGACTTCATCGCCGACCTCGCCGCGCGCCACGTGCCCGAGGAGCAGGTTCCCGCCGAGCTCGAGCTCGCCTGGTGGCGCTCCGCGCTCGACAGCCTGCTCGTCGACGACCGCGCCCTGCTGGGCGCGAAGACGGATGTGCTGCAGCGTCTCGAGGCCGACTTCCGCCTCGTCGACGAGGCGCACCAGCAGGGCAACGCGGGGTCGCTCGCGTGGCAGCTCGCCGAGAGCTGGCGCATCGGCATCATCGACTGGCCCGACGAGGCCGCCGCGCTCAAGCAGCTCATCACCGCGAACGGGCTGACGTCCGAATCGCTGCAGCGCCTCGCGCCGCACCTGTCGCGCACCGTCGCGCCCGTGTGGCTCGTCTCGCCGTACGAGGTCGACCAGGTGAGCGACACGATGCCCGTCGACGTCGTCGTGCTCGTCGACGCGGGCGCCACGACGATCGCCGAGAACGTCGGCGCCATCCGCCGTGCCCGCCAGGTGATCGCGTTCGGCGACCCCGTCACCCAGACCCCGGCCACCTTCCGCATCGGTCTCGACGAGGGCGAGGAGTCGCCCGTCGCGGTCGCGTACCCGTCGCGCATCGGGATGCCGGTGCGGGTGACGAAGGCGGAGGAGGCGCAGGACGTCGACGAGGTCGATGGTGAGGCCGGGGCTGATTTCGACACGTCGCCTGCGGCGACTACTCGATCAGCGGGCGATGCCGACGAGACCGAGACCGACGACGTCGTGGAGGAGGCGGAGGAGGCGGTCGCCGAGACCGACCTGCACGGGCGCTCCGCGTTCGCGCAGCTCGCATCCGTGCTCCCGACCATGAGCCTCACCCGCAGCTACCGCGCAGGCGGCGAGGACCTCGCAGAGCTCGTCAACCGCCGCTTCTACGGCGGACGCATCGACGCGCTGCCTTGGGCCGGCTCGTTCCTCGGCCACGGCAGCCTCTCGCTCGACTACATCGAGAACGGCACGGGCCTGCCCGACCCCGACACGGGAGCCGTCGAGTCGGTCGACGCCGAGGTCGCGCGCGTCGTCGAACTCGTCATCGACCACGCCGAGACCCGGCCGCGCGAGTCGCTCATGGTCGTCACGGCATCCGACAAGCACGCCGTGCGCGTCATGGATGCCGTGCTCGCCGCCATGAGCGCGCACCCCGCGCTGAGCGAGTTCCTGCTCGGCGAGCGTTCCGAGCCGTTCGCCGTGCTTCCCGTCGAGCGCGCCGTCGCGCAGAGCCGCGACCGCGTCGTGTTCTCGCTCGGCTACGGGCGCACCCCGCACGGACGCGTGCTGAGCGACTTCGGGGCCCTCGGGCGACCCGGGGGAGAGCGCCTGCTCGCCGTCGCCATGACCCGCGCCCGCCGCTCGCTCGTCATCGTCACGTGCGTGCAGCCCGACGACCTCGACGAGACCCGCATGAAGCACGGCGCCGTCGCGCTCGCCGAGCTGCTCGGCGAGATCGCGTCGCGCCGCGCCGAGCCGCCGCTGCCCGACGACTCCGACCCCATGCTCGTCGACCTGTCGCGCCGGCTCGAGACCCGCGGCCTGCGCGTCGCACTCGGCCACCGCGGCAAGCTCGGCCTCGTCGCCGCCAACGGCGGCATGTGCGTCGTGGTCGACACCGACTCCGTGTTCACCGGACGCAGCCTCCGCGAGGCGCTGCGCCTGCGCCCCGAGGTGCTGCGTCGCCTCGGCTGGCACTACGCGCGTGTGCACGCCTTCGAGCTGTTCACCGACCCGGATGCCGTGGCCGACCGCATCGCGCGCATGGTCGGACTCGCGGGCGGCCCCGTCACCGAGGAGATCCCCGTCGTTGCCGGACACACCGCGCCCTGA
- the mscL gene encoding large conductance mechanosensitive channel protein MscL, which yields MGATVKGFRDFILRGNVIDLAVAVVIGAAFTAIVNQIVNAVINPAIGALFRADSLDKALPVTIPTTEGGEATMYFGAVIGAVINFLIIAAVVYFVLVLPVNKLRERQAAKKGIAEEEAGPTETQLLAEIRDLLAEQKRV from the coding sequence ATGGGAGCTACCGTGAAGGGCTTCAGGGACTTCATCCTCCGCGGCAATGTGATCGACCTCGCAGTCGCGGTCGTCATCGGCGCCGCCTTCACCGCGATCGTCAACCAGATCGTGAACGCCGTGATCAACCCGGCGATCGGCGCGCTCTTCCGCGCCGACTCGCTCGACAAGGCGCTCCCCGTAACCATCCCGACCACCGAGGGCGGCGAGGCGACGATGTACTTCGGCGCCGTCATCGGGGCCGTCATCAACTTCCTCATCATCGCGGCCGTCGTCTACTTCGTGCTCGTGCTGCCCGTCAACAAGCTGCGCGAGCGGCAGGCCGCGAAGAAGGGCATCGCCGAAGAGGAGGCCGGGCCGACCGAGACCCAGCTGCTCGCGGAGATCCGCGACCTGCTGGCGGAGCAGAAGCGGGTCTGA
- a CDS encoding 5-formyltetrahydrofolate cyclo-ligase yields MPDEAENRKRAMRAELRERRRIRTATERERATEALTRHLVQLASDLDVGFIAAYLSTPDEPETRGFLRWADERGIRILLPVSREDGLLDWAPYDGADEEQDMLGMPTPSSELLGPIAINGVDLILVPAAGVARDGMRLGWGRGYFDKTLGSMEGCPPVYAVIYDDELVDEVPVERHDMPVDGVVTPSGILTFAKR; encoded by the coding sequence GTGCCCGACGAAGCGGAGAACAGGAAGCGCGCGATGCGCGCGGAGCTCCGCGAGCGCCGCCGCATCCGCACCGCCACCGAGCGCGAGCGCGCGACCGAGGCGCTGACCCGCCACCTCGTGCAGCTCGCGTCCGACCTCGACGTGGGCTTCATCGCCGCGTACCTGTCGACGCCCGACGAGCCCGAGACCCGCGGCTTCCTGCGCTGGGCGGACGAGCGCGGCATCCGGATCCTCCTGCCGGTCTCGCGCGAGGACGGCCTGCTCGACTGGGCGCCCTACGACGGCGCCGACGAGGAGCAGGACATGCTCGGGATGCCGACGCCGTCGAGCGAGCTGCTCGGGCCGATCGCGATCAACGGGGTCGACCTCATCCTCGTGCCCGCCGCGGGCGTCGCACGCGACGGCATGCGGCTCGGATGGGGGCGCGGCTACTTCGACAAGACGCTCGGCTCGATGGAGGGCTGCCCTCCCGTGTACGCCGTCATCTACGACGACGAGCTCGTCGACGAGGTGCCGGTGGAGCGCCACGACATGCCCGTCGACGGCGTCGTGACGCCGAGCGGCATCCTCACCTTCGCAAAGCGCTGA
- the galU gene encoding UTP--glucose-1-phosphate uridylyltransferase GalU, with protein MPTKITKAVIPVAGLGTRFLPATKAMPKEMLPVVDKPAIQYVVEEAVEAGLHDVLMVTGRNKTALENHFDRAGELEAVLVSKGDDEKLEKVNYSTGLADVHYVRQGDPKGLGHAVLRAKMHVGHEPFAVLLGDDIIDNRDPLLSRMLEVQEALNTTVVALLEVDPSQTHLYGIATVEPTDEEDVVRITGLVEKPPAGEAPSNLAIIGRYVLRPEIFEVLERTQPGKGGEIQLTDALEEIATGPTWTGGVHGVVFRGRRYDTGDRLDYLKAIVQLASDRDDLGPDFRGWLQGFAQGLGGQADDDQGGEDG; from the coding sequence ATGCCTACCAAGATCACCAAGGCGGTCATCCCTGTCGCGGGACTCGGCACGCGCTTCCTCCCGGCGACCAAGGCGATGCCGAAGGAGATGCTCCCCGTCGTCGACAAGCCCGCGATCCAGTACGTGGTCGAGGAGGCGGTCGAGGCGGGGCTGCACGACGTGCTGATGGTCACCGGCCGCAACAAGACCGCGCTCGAGAACCACTTCGACCGCGCCGGCGAGCTCGAGGCCGTGCTCGTGAGCAAGGGCGACGACGAGAAGCTCGAGAAGGTCAACTACTCGACGGGCCTCGCCGACGTGCACTACGTGCGCCAGGGCGACCCGAAGGGCCTCGGCCACGCGGTGCTGCGCGCGAAGATGCACGTCGGGCACGAGCCCTTCGCGGTGCTGCTCGGCGACGACATCATCGACAACCGCGACCCGCTGCTCTCGCGCATGCTCGAGGTGCAGGAGGCGCTCAACACGACCGTCGTCGCGCTGCTCGAGGTCGACCCCTCGCAGACCCACCTCTACGGCATCGCGACCGTCGAGCCGACCGACGAGGAGGACGTCGTGCGCATCACGGGCCTCGTCGAGAAGCCTCCGGCCGGTGAGGCGCCCAGCAACCTCGCCATCATCGGCCGCTACGTGCTGCGTCCGGAGATCTTCGAGGTGCTGGAGCGCACGCAGCCGGGCAAGGGCGGCGAGATCCAGCTCACCGACGCGCTCGAGGAGATCGCGACCGGTCCGACGTGGACGGGCGGCGTGCACGGTGTCGTGTTCCGCGGCCGCCGCTACGACACGGGTGACCGTCTCGACTACCTCAAGGCGATCGTGCAGCTCGCGAGCGACCGCGACGACCTCGGCCCCGACTTCCGTGGGTGGCTCCAGGGGTTCGCGCAGGGCCTCGGCGGCCAGGCGGATGACGACCAGGGTGGCGAAGACGGCTGA
- a CDS encoding GNAT family N-acetyltransferase yields MATPTLSDGRVTIRPIRIRDARPLENELLGNRAWLRQWEATNPHGPAGFDVKASIRSLQAHARSGGGLPFVVEHDGEFAGQLNVSGIVYGSLSSATIGYWVAERFAGRGVTPTAVALATDHCFFGLGLHRMEICIRPENAPSLRVVQKLGFRYEGLRRRYIHINGDWRDHFCFGLVVEEVPTGVLRRWKDGRAPESAARIPDADLQAATRPLRF; encoded by the coding sequence ATGGCCACACCGACCCTGAGCGACGGGCGCGTCACGATCCGCCCGATCCGCATCCGCGACGCACGCCCGCTCGAGAACGAGCTCCTGGGCAACCGGGCGTGGCTGCGGCAGTGGGAGGCCACCAATCCCCACGGGCCAGCGGGCTTCGACGTGAAGGCGTCGATCCGCTCGCTCCAGGCGCACGCGCGCTCGGGCGGCGGGTTGCCGTTCGTCGTCGAGCACGACGGCGAGTTCGCGGGCCAGCTCAACGTCTCGGGGATCGTCTACGGCTCGCTGTCGTCGGCGACGATCGGCTACTGGGTCGCGGAGCGCTTCGCGGGTCGCGGCGTCACGCCGACGGCCGTCGCCCTCGCGACCGACCACTGCTTCTTCGGCCTCGGCCTGCACCGCATGGAGATCTGCATCCGGCCCGAGAACGCCCCGAGCCTGCGGGTCGTGCAGAAGCTCGGCTTCCGCTACGAGGGGCTGCGGCGGCGGTACATCCACATCAACGGCGACTGGCGCGACCACTTCTGCTTCGGGCTCGTCGTCGAGGAGGTTCCGACGGGCGTGCTTCGGCGCTGGAAGGACGGCCGCGCGCCCGAGTCGGCGGCGCGGATCCCGGATGCCGACCTGCAGGCGGCGACGCGCCCGCTGCGGTTCTAG